In Acanthopagrus latus isolate v.2019 chromosome 23, fAcaLat1.1, whole genome shotgun sequence, the genomic window TAAAatctaaatcattttatttagaaATCACGAGATTATAGTATTAATAGTGGTACACTGGTGCACATGTATAGGCTCGTGAAGGAATGTCAGTGAATGTCACATGTCGTTGCCTCCACAAGGCGGCAGCAGATTGCAATAACTACTCTGTAAGTCTCTTAAACGGTAActccacttttttttacatattcaaagtgtgttaacaggtcttGCGGAGTACTACTGAATATGTCGAGAAAAACTATGATCTACTTCTACGAAGCATTTTGTGACACCAGAGGAAGtggcatgtaatctgataaagtTCCCCAGTGTTGTCATTGAGTGGCTGAactgcattctgggtaatgtaggcaccaggtttgcATGGAATAAAATGGCAttatttctggttctgctgtattgattttgacaGTATGTTTATGAACTGTCCATAACGAGTCCTGCAGTGTTATACTACTTTTCACAACCTGGTGCCgacattacccataatgcaatgcCACTGAATGTCATCACTAGAGACAGTTTGTTCACAGTACTACtactgaatgtgtgaaaactATTATGAAACCTTCTTGGGCTTTCAGAGGaagttgcatgtaatctgataaattccGCCATTGTTGTCACTGAGTGGCTaacttgcattgtgggtaatgtaggcaacaggttttgaaaaggaaggaTTTATGGAATAATAaatctctggttctgttgtatcgggtttgatcatttgtttttaaactgtcaataatgagtccaacagtgttaacCTGGTGCCTatattacccataatgcaacccCACTGAGTGACAACACTGGAGGCACTTCAGATTACAAGCAGCTTCCTTGgagttacttttaaaatactGATTTAAGAAACTGAATTATACAGAACACTTTTATAGTTTTATAAATCTTGCTCTCCATGCACCCATGTGGgacaagttttattttgactcaaGTCACATTTAAAACCTGAATGTTGCATGTACACAACTAACAAAACAAAGCCACTCTGAGTCTTTGGTGGATGGAAATCCTTTGATAATAGTCATTTCTACTGAAAGCTGGAGTCACATATTgaacattaatgtgaaaataaccAGTGCAAAGCATCAAAACACGGTTTGGCATTTAATATAATAGTCAAATGTACAGTATTGTATCAGTTAGAAACGCATGCAAAAATCATCTCAAATGTCTCATGTGAAACCAGCACAAGACATCAAACTTGACTAcagcttcaaaatgaaaaaatctctTTACACTCtcatattaattattaaaagtcACATGACATTTGCTCAACACTTTCATGGTCATTTCAAAGGCTCTGCAAGTAAATAGACGATTGGTTACGATATGTTCTTTAATTCACTGTCCTAAAGGATGAGCCAGCCAGACAGTCAACAATTAGGCCTCCAAAGGGACCTTTAATGcacataaaatgtgtgtattttgctAATTCTGTCAAAAATATTTGGTCTTTTTTCATGTCAAAGGTGTAATTAATCCCAGAAAAGTGTCaaaatgtggcattttttttctcaataagTATGATGAATTATAACATCCTTAAATAAAATATGCTCTTACACTAAAGCATTACAAAGAGAGGAGCTGTTagataaaaaatacaaaatacaaaatggagGATTCAATCCTCTTcttcagacattttttcattCGAGACAATATGACTGTCGTGACAATTGAGTTCAAAGTGCATTCTTGTCTATTTAGGATTATTTCAAGGAAACAATTAGCAAAAGCACTAATTTTgcatactaaaaaaaaaaaaacgttttttgcCACACCttagaagaaaaacagaggaaataagtTTCGCGGGTCCCGCCTCAGAAAGAATCTGAGGCGGGACAGGAAAAAAGGCTGGTGGCCAGTTaacacacagattcacagaATAGTTACACTCTGAGTATTAGGCATGTTGCATTACATTACAGAATGATAGTCCTCTTTAAACAATACCTTCTGttgaaattcaaattaaaacaaatgaacagcgtgagaaaaagaaactgctgtGACCGTTAATGATGAATTGTGATGATCATCCCTTTATTTCAGCTGAGGGAGAAGTGGTTTATGAGGAAGTGCTTTGGATTTTAGGGCTTACACGTGTCTGAAAGTGCTGAATTCGTAAgactgttgattaaaaaaacatgatgagtCCTGGAAATAAACCTCACCACAGAGCGCACGGCTTATGGCTCTCTTaataggaaaacaaaacaaaataaaaatttgacTTCTCTTGTTTTTGGTGTTTATATTTCAGTATATTTCAACCGCGGACTATCGGACAGTGGTGGAGTTAGGGGTCTTCGATGTCCAGGAAATCCCTTTTGGGTGGTGCTGACCCTCTGTACCAGGCGCATGAGTCGTCGCTCCTCTTGATACAAGCATAGTGTTTGGCTTGCTGTCCGTTGACTGACTTCTCCATCACCCAGTCCAACCACAGGCACTCTGCCGGGCTGGTGATCATGCAGGGGATGGAGGTGCAGCGTGTGATCTggggaaatttaaaaaaataaacaaaaataaaaaaaacataatcaggAACAAGCAATGTCTCCCTTCAGGATCATTTTAGTTTGTGGTAACTCCATTTTTAACTCCTCCACATCCTCTAGTCTTACCTTGCAATCACAGCCCATTTCATAGCGCTGAGTCAGGCTCTTCCTCTGGGTGGCACTTGTGTCGTCCCAGGGCAGAATGAAGTCACACAGCGTGACATGCATCGTCCCGTCGGCCTCCAGTTTGCCTGAAGTGAGAGGCGAAGCGATGAGGtgacaggaagacagaggaacaacagTTGCTATGATAGTGTGTGACGTGGTCAGAGTCATACCTGCGATGAGATACTCCTTGCCGTTGGTCTCCAGAGTCACTCCGCACACGGCAGAGGTGGGAGCGGTGTAGATGGCATCGATATCCTGGCCGGGTCCTTTGAACATCTGACGgttcaaacagagaggaggacattCAGATTCATGCTGTGCTCAAGTTTATATCCCCAACATGAAGAAGGACATTGTAATCCCACCCACCACGTACCTTGATTTGTTTGATCTCATACTTGATCCTCTTGATGGGGTTTCCGTAGATGTCGTTGCCGACCTCAACCTCCTGCTCTCCCACTAACTTCGCCCTGATAActagaacaaaacaacaaaaacaacacggTGTTTAAGCTCTCCGAAAACACTGTCGTCACGTTAAAGCCCCGCTGGACCCGAAACAATATTGTCATGTTGAAACCGCCGGATCTGGGTCCGTCTGCGTATGATCTAAGCCCTGCCTAGGTTCGGCATGCTGGAGTTGGCCGCAGCACATTGCTGTGGCTTGGATCTGGGGAGTTTCGCATGTGCCAGGTGCCGGGAAGACAGAGGCACATGAGTGTTTCATCAGCTGCAATCAGAGGGAGGAATGTGTGCTGCCTGCTCCTCGGGCTCCGGGGCGGACGCAGGAGGAAGCTAGTCAGCAAATCTTTGAAAAGCTGAACTAGAATGCTCCCCTCGCCCCCAAAGGCCTCTCTGCCGGCCCTGCCTCTCCGTCTGGTTAGAGGTGCTGACATGCAAATCAACCTCTCTCCCTTCCCCGTGCAGCCtttcccctgctctctctctctctctctctctctctctccctcttgaactttgcagattcagaaaaaaaagtttggatgaagggggaaaaaaaaacagttcaagtgGAAAAATATTATCAGAGCCATGCGGATGAGCCTTTGAGCCCTAATGCTGAAAAAATATGACTCATGGGTTTCATAAACACTGCTTCTGTCGTGTGAATCCAAACACTGAAGCGCAGCGTTGCACTGATCACGTGCCAGCAGTTGCTAAATACCTGCGGATCACGGGCAGCATTACTGCACACTCACATGACTGCTACCCTGAGTTTacaaaaaattcaaaatcaagcttttttttttttttttaagtggaagAGACTAGCGCTAATGACAACCAGATGTTCCCCTCTGAAGTCCCAGCTCGGTCCTCGCTTTCCAAAGGTGGCAGCTACCGACTTCCTCGGACCACCACTCTGCCTGGCTGCCTCCTCGCCAAAACGAGATCGGGCTGCTTTtgcttggcttttttttttttttttttttttttacatgcaaagGTATGAAGCTGCGAGCCACATGTGCCCTAATTCGATGACAATAGAGGCCCAGAGAACATCTCCTTTTAAGGGTCTAAAGAGTCGCCCcttaagagaaaaaaacaagggaaaaaaaagggagagcgTGTGCACAGACGGAGAGAGTGATGGGAGCGCTGAGGAACAGACgagagagcggacagggaaagGTTTGTAGAGTGGGGGACTGACGGCGTCGTTCAAAAAGCAGTGCTGTTGCAAACATACGAGTTGACacaacagagggagggaggatttTCAGCTTGCAGGCCAGGAAAACGTTCCAAAAACCCTGAGCTGTGCAAGCTGCGAGAGCCGCTGCGAAGGAGCGGATACACTGACAAACAAGCTGTACGAGCTCGAGGCACGGGTTTTAAAAACGACAAATCAGAAAACTCCTTCGAAAACACTCTGAGGGAGTAGCGCCGAGAAACTCTCAAACTTCTCCGGCTACAAAGTGGATTAGCGGTAATCCCCTTCGCCTGAGTGTGCAGAATCACACACagatgattttcttcttcttcttctaccgGTGTAAAGTAGGGCAGGTGAAAAAATGCAGTGTATGTCAGAAAACTCTGGAGAATGAGGGATTGTGCGAACGATGTGTATAATCTGAGCACTCGGTCTTTAAAATAACAGAGACCCGATGGTGAACAAGTCAATATTTGCAGGGTTTAATAACCAATGAGCCACTTTTCCATGCCGATTCTACTAAAGCACTAATGAATTACTGTTTTCTAGTTGAAGTAATTGAGAAATATGACAGATTTCCTACACTGATACGCAGCGTTGACCCAATTCTCACAGGACCGGATGACGTTCACTGAAACAGGCTGACGAAGCCCTTTAAAAACCCTCAGTACCATAAAACTGGGCATTAAGGGAACCGTCTAATTTTCTTGTTACTCAAACAATAAACGCGTTATTTTGCATGTAGTATTGTGGACATGGGAGTGCTTTCAAAAACAAAGGGGGGGTGGAAGAGAAGAAAGCAAATGCATGTCATGTAATTGCAGGGCCTGGacagccattttcctctcaaGAAAAGCCGCAAAGTGGTCATACTCCAAACGAGAAAAACGGAGCTACAAATTCAAACTGACTCCTCGAAGCTGATCCGATCTGAGGACACATGGATCCAATCCGCCGTCAAACAACTGTTTactcaaaaagaaaactgttacGGTGTTTGTCCACAGTTGTTCCCCTATTCGTAGACTGCACACGATGATGCTAATGCGCAGATATTCACTTGAGGTATTCCTATGTTGAGCTAAATCAAAGTATCCCTGCCTCAGCAAGCACAGATGGATGCGATGTTTAACACTAGAGACGCAGCTGCTTTTAATATCAGCCCTGCTCACACAGCTTGCAGCGTGGAGGCTGTGTTTATACCGGAAGTCATTTTTAAGAcagcttttcctttttaaaagaaacgCAGGTTCGCTCTGTTTTCGCGGAGATACTGTGAACTGCAGATACATAATGAGCGCAGCATATGACTGCCCGGCATTCCTCAGCTGCGGCCAAAGACTCGAGGGATGGATTTCAATTTATGAGGaaagttttttgtg contains:
- the timp2b gene encoding metalloproteinase inhibitor 2b, translating into MTWTANSCFVTLAILFLWRVEEIAEACSCSPAHPQQAFCSSDVVIRAKLVGEQEVEVGNDIYGNPIKRIKYEIKQIKMFKGPGQDIDAIYTAPTSAVCGVTLETNGKEYLIAGKLEADGTMHVTLCDFILPWDDTSATQRKSLTQRYEMGCDCKITRCTSIPCMITSPAECLWLDWVMEKSVNGQQAKHYACIKRSDDSCAWYRGSAPPKRDFLDIEDP